Proteins found in one Terribacillus sp. DMT04 genomic segment:
- a CDS encoding ABC transporter ATP-binding protein, whose product MMKNILAAFRYKRPTYIENKQKQRAKVENPKATLLRIWKYMLLEKKLLLATLCMILLTSVLTLVGPVILGHIVDQFVSGTFTVRYLLQQLGWLLLLYSAVAVMTFLQGYWMITISQTAVFSIRKDLFKHLQKLKLAFFDKRQHGELMSRMTNDVDNISTTLNTSMVQIVSSIITFVGILSVMLVLSPVLTIVTVLVVPIMFVGIKWITNRTRHAFRAQQEAVSSVNGYAEESLSGQAVIKAYAQEQQVIDSFRKKTENLQQAGFWAQTFSGFIPKWMNMLNNISFAVIAGIGALLIGYNQAGITVGTVVIFLEYSRQFTRPLNELANQFNSLFSALAGAERVFGILDEQEEHQDVSKQTITKLQGNISFNHVTFAYEGEPALRDVSFTIRSGEMAAFVGPTGSGKTTIMNLIAGFYQPDNGQVIIDGKELSAIDLNSYRHHIGVVLQQDFLFKGTIMENIRYGKLEATDEEVIQAAEQANAHRFISRLPDGYQTLIGQDGGGLSQGQRQLLSIAKALLRDPDILLLDEATSSIDTITELRIQQAMETLMRGRTSIVVAHRLNTIEQADTIFVLEDGKIKERGNHAQLLQEKGFYAALQNHKDQPASSS is encoded by the coding sequence ATCATGAAAAATATTTTAGCTGCGTTTCGGTATAAACGACCAACTTACATCGAAAATAAACAAAAACAAAGAGCGAAAGTAGAGAATCCAAAAGCAACACTTCTTCGAATTTGGAAGTATATGCTGCTGGAAAAAAAGCTGCTTCTTGCTACACTTTGTATGATTCTTCTAACCTCTGTTCTGACATTGGTTGGCCCGGTTATTCTGGGCCATATTGTTGATCAGTTTGTCAGCGGAACTTTTACGGTGCGTTATCTTTTGCAGCAATTAGGGTGGCTGCTGCTCTTATATTCAGCTGTAGCAGTGATGACTTTTCTTCAAGGTTATTGGATGATTACCATATCGCAGACAGCCGTTTTCTCTATCCGAAAAGACTTATTCAAACATTTGCAGAAGCTGAAACTAGCTTTCTTTGATAAAAGGCAGCATGGTGAATTGATGAGTCGAATGACAAATGATGTAGATAATATATCAACAACACTCAATACCTCAATGGTGCAGATTGTGTCCAGTATAATTACGTTTGTTGGTATTCTATCTGTTATGCTCGTTCTGAGTCCTGTTTTAACGATTGTGACAGTATTAGTAGTGCCAATTATGTTTGTCGGAATCAAATGGATTACAAACAGGACAAGACACGCTTTCCGCGCGCAGCAGGAGGCAGTTAGCAGCGTGAATGGGTATGCGGAAGAAAGCTTATCCGGACAGGCCGTTATAAAGGCATATGCGCAGGAACAGCAAGTGATTGACAGTTTTAGGAAGAAAACGGAGAACCTTCAGCAGGCCGGCTTTTGGGCGCAGACATTTTCTGGATTTATACCAAAGTGGATGAACATGCTGAATAATATCAGTTTTGCCGTTATTGCCGGTATTGGTGCACTTTTGATTGGATACAACCAAGCGGGAATAACCGTAGGAACGGTCGTCATCTTTTTGGAATATTCCAGGCAGTTTACTCGTCCGTTAAATGAACTCGCTAACCAATTCAATTCGTTGTTCTCAGCCCTTGCTGGTGCGGAACGCGTATTTGGTATTTTAGATGAGCAGGAAGAACATCAGGACGTGTCGAAACAAACAATAACCAAGCTGCAAGGAAATATCAGCTTTAATCATGTCACATTTGCCTATGAAGGTGAACCAGCATTAAGAGATGTTAGCTTTACGATTCGTTCGGGAGAAATGGCCGCATTTGTCGGTCCCACTGGTTCCGGAAAAACGACAATTATGAACTTGATTGCAGGTTTCTATCAGCCAGATAACGGCCAAGTAATCATTGATGGAAAAGAGCTGTCTGCTATTGATTTAAACAGCTACCGTCATCATATTGGCGTGGTGCTGCAGCAGGATTTTCTATTTAAGGGAACGATTATGGAAAACATCCGCTATGGCAAGTTAGAAGCAACAGACGAAGAAGTAATCCAGGCTGCCGAGCAGGCGAATGCCCATCGATTCATCTCCCGGCTGCCGGATGGTTATCAAACACTTATAGGGCAGGATGGCGGCGGTCTCAGTCAAGGTCAGCGTCAGCTCCTTTCCATTGCCAAAGCGCTGCTCCGAGACCCGGATATACTGCTGCTGGACGAGGCGACATCCAGTATTGATACGATTACTGAATTACGAATTCAGCAAGCGATGGAGACATTAATGAGGGGTCGGACCAGTATTGTTGTCGCTCATCGTCTTAATACAATTGAACAAGCTGATACAATTTTTGTACTCGAAGATGGTAAGATTAAAGAACGGGGAAATCACGCACAGCTGCTGCAGGAAAAAGGTTTTTACGCTGCTCTTCAGAACCACAAGGATCAGCCTGCCTCCTCCAGCTAA
- a CDS encoding ABC transporter ATP-binding protein has product MKTVFSYLRPYWLLISISLFFILIELSVELLQPFLLQLLIDDGITAGDNQLVIELGMGMVAIALIGFGAGIVNIFLADHLGQSFGKNLRDEMYKKIQQAELQETQRFGTSTLLTRLTNDVNQIQLTLVMFFRFMIRAPFLIVGGTIMAFVVNARLALILLIAIPTLLVFLRFIMKKSIRYFGIVQRGVDQVNHVMRENLAGLRLIRIFVREEHEQKRFETASNQLRQNMLRAFRYTQLSVPLLTLVMNIAILIILYIGGIRQQTDVGDIVAVVNYATRITGALSVVGMLITFYARAKASTSRISEVLTLQAQEETVTEKPPFRGEIALDHVTYTYPNGKQSIIDDFTLHICAGERIAILGETGSGKSTLLHLLIGLFEPDQGQVLADGKPVRSEDMRSLRQQIGFVSQDVQLFSGTIRENIAWGMENASDEAIISAAKNAQLYETIEKLPDKLDTKLGQNGINLSGGQKQRLTIARALVLQPSLLLLDDSTSALDLDTERRLLQALKRYHCTTVLVTQKLSTAMQCDRILIVEDGKKTAFGTADELMEQSALFRAIQASQQQREASS; this is encoded by the coding sequence GTGAAAACAGTTTTTAGTTATCTACGGCCTTATTGGCTTCTTATAAGCATATCGTTGTTCTTTATCCTCATCGAACTGTCTGTTGAGCTTCTGCAGCCGTTTTTATTGCAATTGCTTATCGATGATGGAATAACTGCTGGAGATAATCAGCTTGTTATCGAGCTTGGTATGGGGATGGTAGCAATAGCTTTAATCGGCTTTGGAGCAGGCATTGTAAATATATTTCTGGCCGATCATTTGGGCCAAAGCTTTGGCAAAAACTTGCGCGACGAGATGTATAAAAAAATCCAGCAAGCGGAGCTGCAAGAAACACAGCGCTTTGGTACGAGTACGCTTTTGACGAGACTGACGAATGATGTAAATCAAATACAGCTTACACTGGTCATGTTCTTCCGGTTTATGATCAGAGCTCCATTTTTGATTGTTGGCGGAACAATTATGGCTTTTGTTGTGAATGCTCGCCTTGCGCTCATTTTACTGATTGCGATTCCAACACTGCTCGTTTTTCTCCGTTTTATTATGAAAAAAAGTATTCGCTATTTTGGTATTGTCCAGCGAGGCGTAGACCAGGTTAATCACGTGATGCGTGAAAACCTAGCAGGGCTGCGACTTATTCGGATTTTTGTACGGGAAGAACATGAGCAAAAACGTTTTGAAACTGCCAGCAATCAGCTGCGGCAGAATATGCTTCGTGCGTTTCGTTATACGCAGTTGTCCGTACCGCTGCTCACATTAGTCATGAATATAGCCATTCTTATCATTTTATATATCGGGGGTATCCGCCAGCAGACAGATGTTGGGGATATTGTCGCTGTCGTGAATTATGCAACACGAATTACTGGTGCTTTAAGCGTCGTTGGGATGCTGATTACGTTTTACGCAAGAGCAAAAGCATCCACTTCCCGTATTAGCGAAGTTTTGACATTGCAGGCGCAAGAAGAAACCGTTACTGAAAAGCCGCCTTTCCGCGGCGAAATAGCACTTGATCATGTAACATACACGTACCCGAATGGGAAACAGTCGATTATCGATGATTTCACACTTCATATCTGTGCGGGCGAGCGTATTGCCATACTCGGAGAAACGGGTTCTGGTAAATCGACACTTTTGCATTTGCTCATTGGGTTGTTTGAACCAGATCAAGGGCAGGTGCTGGCAGACGGAAAGCCGGTGCGAAGCGAGGATATGAGGAGTCTGCGCCAGCAAATCGGCTTTGTATCACAAGATGTACAGCTCTTTTCCGGAACGATTCGGGAGAATATTGCGTGGGGGATGGAAAATGCCAGCGATGAAGCAATTATTTCTGCTGCCAAAAATGCGCAGCTTTATGAAACGATTGAAAAACTTCCGGATAAGCTGGATACAAAGCTCGGTCAGAATGGCATTAATCTATCTGGCGGGCAGAAACAGCGGTTAACAATTGCCAGAGCACTTGTCTTGCAGCCGTCGCTGCTGCTGCTGGATGATAGTACAAGTGCGCTCGACCTGGACACGGAGCGCAGATTACTTCAGGCATTGAAGCGGTATCATTGTACAACAGTGCTTGTCACACAGAAATTAAGCACTGCCATGCAGTGTGACCGTATTTTGATTGTGGAAGACGGCAAAAAGACCGCATTCGGTACAGCAGATGAATTGATGGAACAATCTGCGCTGTTTCGCGCAATTCAAGCTTCTCAGCAGCAAAGGGAGGCGTCATCATGA
- a CDS encoding SpoIIIAH-like family protein encodes MLKKQTVWLLTMLSLLIVLSVYYMTSPNGDELAFINDSAEENGTSTTSGDSGEKPDTGEKSEADVTTEPANVDELFASIRMETTDQRSEAKTRLEEIVASSSTSTEEKNEAVSQIELMEQFASKESILEESIIAEKGFEEVLVRAQEDHVQITVKADKLSAQEANSIMQMAADEFSGAQVDVKYIPQK; translated from the coding sequence ATGTTGAAAAAACAAACAGTGTGGTTATTAACAATGCTGAGCTTGCTAATCGTATTGAGTGTTTATTACATGACTTCACCAAACGGGGATGAGCTTGCTTTTATCAATGACAGTGCAGAAGAAAATGGGACAAGCACCACTTCAGGTGATTCTGGGGAAAAACCTGATACAGGTGAAAAAAGTGAAGCAGATGTAACAACAGAGCCTGCCAATGTGGATGAACTTTTTGCCAGCATCCGAATGGAGACAACGGATCAGCGAAGTGAAGCAAAAACAAGACTCGAAGAAATTGTTGCAAGCTCCTCGACTAGCACAGAAGAAAAGAATGAAGCAGTCAGCCAAATTGAGCTGATGGAACAATTCGCATCAAAAGAATCGATTTTGGAAGAGTCCATTATAGCTGAAAAAGGATTTGAGGAAGTTTTAGTTCGTGCACAAGAAGATCACGTACAAATCACAGTTAAAGCTGACAAACTTTCTGCACAAGAAGCTAACAGCATCATGCAAATGGCTGCAGATGAATTTAGCGGTGCGCAAGTGGATGTGAAGTATATCCCGCAAAAGTAA
- the spoIIIAG gene encoding stage III sporulation protein AG produces MKKLLDKLSNQWKLKDSQNKKPTKLGYLVIVGLLGTLLLLVSGLFTEQKSQTGPAAQQQAPTTPAESEETFAKKEKKSSGSASDLEAAYEQDLIGLLEKIKGVSEVEVMVNLNSTHKKVYEKNLIIGQQTSEETDQNGGERVVEDENEEQQVVLVRQGDQEVPLLVETRKPEVRGVLVVAKGAEKSTVQEWVIEAVSRVLDVPTHRISVMPKN; encoded by the coding sequence ATGAAAAAACTACTAGACAAGCTATCTAATCAATGGAAGCTGAAGGATTCCCAGAATAAGAAACCGACCAAACTTGGCTATCTCGTAATTGTTGGACTTCTTGGTACATTGCTTCTGTTAGTTAGCGGATTATTTACCGAACAGAAGAGCCAGACTGGCCCGGCAGCCCAGCAGCAAGCCCCGACAACACCAGCAGAGTCAGAAGAAACATTTGCTAAGAAAGAAAAAAAATCTTCTGGTTCCGCATCTGATTTGGAGGCTGCTTATGAGCAAGATTTAATCGGTTTATTGGAAAAAATAAAAGGGGTTTCCGAAGTGGAAGTGATGGTGAACTTGAACAGCACCCATAAGAAAGTGTACGAAAAGAATTTAATTATTGGTCAGCAAACTTCTGAAGAAACCGATCAAAATGGCGGAGAGCGTGTCGTCGAGGATGAAAACGAAGAACAGCAAGTCGTCCTTGTCAGACAAGGAGACCAAGAGGTGCCGCTGCTCGTTGAAACAAGAAAACCTGAAGTAAGAGGCGTGCTTGTTGTTGCGAAAGGCGCTGAGAAATCGACTGTACAAGAATGGGTAATCGAGGCAGTATCGCGCGTGCTGGATGTACCAACGCATCGAATTTCGGTAATGCCGAAAAACTAA
- the spoIIIAF gene encoding stage III sporulation protein AF: MEALQSWVMQIILFILLAIVLDMVMPDTDIRKYTKLVMGLILLLIFMKPVFAIFQVDSTKAVQEAMSGFAALTETPSLENSIEEKKSEIDSAQRAYIEEQMAVQLKDQANQTLQEKFQMQITDIAVAFKEGENEETAEAIESITVTVQDSGQEMPEGDIRDVVIDSSSPIEDDKQTEDMERVKSYLSELWELENLPLEVTQKGGTG; this comes from the coding sequence TTGGAAGCTTTACAATCCTGGGTGATGCAGATCATCCTGTTCATCCTCCTTGCGATTGTGCTGGACATGGTTATGCCGGATACCGATATACGAAAGTACACAAAGTTAGTAATGGGGCTTATTTTGCTCTTAATCTTCATGAAGCCTGTTTTCGCTATTTTCCAGGTTGACTCTACAAAAGCTGTGCAAGAGGCTATGTCCGGGTTTGCTGCATTAACAGAGACGCCTTCCTTAGAAAATTCGATTGAAGAGAAGAAAAGTGAAATAGATTCTGCACAGCGTGCATATATTGAAGAACAGATGGCTGTCCAATTAAAGGACCAAGCAAATCAAACACTGCAAGAAAAATTCCAAATGCAAATTACAGACATCGCAGTTGCCTTTAAGGAGGGGGAGAATGAAGAAACGGCTGAAGCAATTGAATCTATCACAGTAACGGTGCAGGATTCCGGTCAGGAGATGCCAGAGGGGGACATTCGTGATGTCGTCATCGACAGTTCCAGCCCGATTGAGGATGACAAACAAACAGAGGATATGGAAAGAGTGAAATCTTATTTATCTGAACTCTGGGAGCTTGAGAATCTGCCGCTTGAGGTCACCCAAAAAGGGGGGACAGGATGA
- the spoIIIAE gene encoding stage III sporulation protein AE, translating to MKRCLVVFFVMLTLFFFPASVVAQMNQPEEEQAAITAFENLPTEELTGYWEMLSDKYGDYIPELEKGSLLEFIQNQGDLSIESWLKGLFEYLLYELLLNGKLLGTLILLSLFSSILQTIQTAFNKGSISKVAYLIVSMVLLTLLLNSFRLSVNYAMEAINGMSDFMLALIPLLLGLMASFGSLTAVAFFHPIIVFLIHASGLLIAKVIIPLFLMSALLHLVSTINKEYPVTQLADLLKNIALWLLGIFFSVFLGVISVQGAVTAVQDGVAMKTAKFVTGNFIPVIGRMFTDATDTVLSASLLLKNAIGIVGVLIVLAIALFPAIKILAIALIYKLAAALLQPLGDGPIIKSMQVMSKFILYIFACLLVVAFMFFIAIVIIVASSNVTLMLR from the coding sequence TTGAAACGCTGCTTGGTAGTCTTTTTCGTTATGCTGACCTTATTTTTTTTTCCGGCATCCGTTGTTGCCCAAATGAATCAGCCGGAAGAGGAACAGGCTGCCATTACCGCATTTGAAAACCTTCCCACAGAAGAATTAACTGGTTATTGGGAGATGCTGTCAGATAAGTATGGCGATTATATTCCAGAGTTGGAAAAAGGGTCATTGCTCGAATTCATCCAGAACCAGGGAGACTTGTCGATTGAGTCTTGGCTGAAAGGGCTTTTCGAATATCTTTTATATGAATTACTGCTCAATGGCAAGCTGTTAGGCACTTTAATACTGCTCTCTTTGTTCAGCAGTATTTTGCAAACCATACAAACAGCTTTTAATAAAGGATCCATCAGTAAGGTTGCGTATCTGATTGTGAGCATGGTCTTGCTGACACTTTTATTGAATAGCTTCCGTTTATCGGTAAATTACGCCATGGAAGCAATTAACGGAATGAGCGACTTTATGCTTGCGCTTATTCCATTGCTGCTCGGATTAATGGCATCCTTTGGAAGCTTAACTGCTGTAGCCTTTTTTCATCCCATCATTGTTTTTCTCATCCACGCAAGCGGTCTGTTGATTGCCAAAGTCATCATTCCGCTGTTCCTCATGAGCGCGCTCTTACATCTGGTGAGTACCATTAACAAAGAATACCCAGTTACCCAGCTTGCTGATTTATTGAAGAACATCGCACTTTGGCTGCTGGGCATCTTTTTCTCCGTCTTTCTTGGCGTTATTTCTGTGCAAGGAGCAGTAACAGCAGTTCAGGACGGCGTTGCCATGAAGACTGCTAAATTTGTGACAGGGAATTTTATTCCTGTCATTGGTCGGATGTTCACAGACGCAACGGATACGGTACTCAGTGCATCACTGCTCCTGAAAAATGCGATTGGCATCGTTGGTGTGCTGATTGTCTTGGCTATCGCATTATTTCCGGCAATTAAAATACTCGCCATTGCATTGATTTATAAACTAGCGGCCGCTTTGCTGCAGCCGCTCGGTGACGGACCAATTATTAAATCAATGCAGGTGATGAGTAAATTCATTCTTTACATTTTCGCTTGCTTGCTCGTCGTTGCTTTTATGTTTTTCATTGCAATCGTCATCATCGTTGCTTCAAGCAATGTCACATTAATGCTGAGATAG
- the spoIIIAD gene encoding stage III sporulation protein AD produces the protein MDIIIVVSIGIVASLLALIVKEQNSSIAFFVVVVTGIIIFLFVLQKITGILLLIEQLGERANVEGLYIKTILKIIGIAYITEFGAHLTRDAGLSAIAAKIELAGKIIIITVAIPILTAVIETILHFMPGG, from the coding sequence ATGGATATTATTATAGTCGTATCCATCGGCATTGTAGCAAGCTTGCTTGCACTTATTGTCAAAGAACAAAATTCATCAATTGCTTTCTTTGTCGTCGTAGTTACAGGAATCATTATTTTCTTGTTCGTCCTGCAAAAGATTACTGGCATTCTGTTGTTAATTGAACAGCTGGGCGAACGAGCAAATGTAGAAGGTCTTTATATCAAAACAATATTAAAAATAATCGGCATTGCCTACATCACGGAATTCGGAGCACATTTAACTCGAGATGCCGGATTGTCGGCGATTGCTGCCAAAATAGAGCTTGCCGGTAAGATTATTATCATTACGGTGGCCATACCGATTCTGACAGCAGTCATCGAGACGATCCTGCATTTTATGCCGGGCGGATAA
- the spoIIIAC gene encoding stage III sporulation protein AC — MLGEAMILFQIAGIGMIVAIIHTVLKQMGKEEIAQFTTLMGFILVLLIVLGKLSELFQQIKSVFLFQG; from the coding sequence ATGCTCGGAGAAGCAATGATTTTATTCCAAATAGCCGGTATTGGTATGATCGTTGCCATCATCCATACGGTGCTAAAGCAAATGGGGAAGGAAGAAATTGCGCAATTCACGACTTTGATGGGATTCATTTTAGTTCTGCTCATCGTATTAGGGAAATTATCAGAACTATTCCAGCAAATCAAGTCGGTGTTCTTATTCCAGGGATGA
- the spoIIIAB gene encoding stage III sporulation protein SpoIIIAB: MKVIGALLILVAATWTGFELSRKLQQRPKQIRQLVSSLQVLEAEILYSQTSIIEASDKLAGQLPKPIGAFFRLLADNLQLQPARLYDCWEETTESWINGTALKPAEKDIWLQFGQTLGQHDFEQQQKHIQLAKTHLERELLDSEEVNQRYGKMVRNLGFLTGLLIVLLLI, encoded by the coding sequence ATGAAGGTAATCGGCGCGCTATTAATATTAGTTGCTGCCACGTGGACTGGCTTTGAATTATCCAGGAAGCTGCAACAGCGGCCAAAACAAATACGTCAGCTGGTTAGCAGTTTGCAAGTACTTGAAGCAGAAATTCTTTATAGCCAAACGAGTATTATTGAAGCAAGTGATAAATTGGCCGGCCAGCTGCCAAAGCCTATAGGAGCTTTTTTCCGGCTGCTTGCTGACAATTTGCAGCTGCAGCCTGCCAGGCTTTATGACTGCTGGGAAGAGACAACTGAAAGCTGGATTAATGGCACAGCATTGAAACCTGCTGAAAAAGACATCTGGCTGCAATTCGGTCAAACATTAGGGCAGCATGATTTTGAGCAGCAGCAAAAACATATCCAGCTGGCAAAAACACATTTGGAACGGGAGCTGCTTGACTCAGAGGAAGTGAACCAGCGTTATGGAAAGATGGTGCGGAATCTTGGCTTCCTGACAGGACTGCTGATTGTGCTGCTGCTCATCTGA
- the spoIIIAA gene encoding stage III sporulation protein AA, whose protein sequence is MKEIQKLFRPLIQSVLSERIGSRWDTLQEIRCRTGQQLELCFDDETEWVEAPIMDAADARYLLNQLSDFSLYALENELREGYITIAGGHRIGLSGQVNTERGTVKALKHISSFNIRIAKAKPGAAKTIMPALYDAAGNCRHTLLIGPPKSGKTTILRDIVRSLSTGWQHYPALKAAVVDERSEIGGSINGVPQHDLGKRTDIMDACPKAEGLMMLIRSMSPDVIIADEIGSERDVQALLEALNAGVKIVCSVHGDSLEAIRSRPSLRPLFEQGIFERIVILKKDRTPGVVQAILRTAELEGVRR, encoded by the coding sequence ATGAAAGAAATCCAGAAACTGTTTCGGCCGCTTATTCAATCCGTGCTGTCAGAAAGGATTGGGAGTCGCTGGGACACGCTGCAAGAGATTCGATGCCGAACTGGTCAGCAGCTTGAGTTATGCTTCGACGACGAGACCGAGTGGGTAGAAGCGCCGATTATGGATGCAGCGGATGCGCGATATTTGCTGAACCAATTGAGCGACTTTTCTTTATATGCATTAGAAAATGAACTGCGGGAAGGATACATCACCATTGCAGGGGGGCACCGAATTGGACTGAGCGGGCAAGTGAATACCGAAAGAGGCACGGTAAAGGCGCTAAAGCATATCTCATCTTTTAATATTCGAATCGCCAAAGCGAAACCAGGTGCTGCGAAAACAATTATGCCAGCGCTTTACGATGCAGCAGGCAATTGCCGTCACACCCTTCTCATCGGACCGCCTAAGTCCGGTAAAACGACAATTCTTCGGGATATCGTTCGCTCGTTATCCACCGGCTGGCAGCATTATCCTGCACTGAAGGCAGCTGTTGTAGATGAGCGCTCCGAAATAGGAGGCAGTATCAACGGCGTACCGCAGCATGATTTAGGCAAAAGAACGGACATTATGGATGCTTGCCCGAAAGCAGAAGGGTTAATGATGCTCATTCGCTCTATGTCGCCAGATGTCATTATAGCAGACGAAATTGGCAGTGAACGAGATGTACAAGCCTTACTGGAGGCACTAAATGCAGGTGTGAAAATCGTCTGCAGTGTGCATGGTGATAGCTTGGAAGCTATTCGAAGCCGGCCTTCACTCCGGCCATTATTTGAGCAAGGAATTTTCGAAAGAATTGTTATTTTAAAGAAAGATCGGACGCCTGGTGTCGTACAAGCAATTTTACGGACAGCAGAATTAGAAGGTGTACGAAGATGA
- the efp gene encoding elongation factor P has translation MISVNDFRTGLTIEVDNGLWQVLEFQHVKPGKGAAFVRSKLRNLRNGNIQEKTFRAGEKVSRAHIEHKNMQYLYSSGDTHTFMDTETFDQLELQTAQIEYELKFLKENMEISVMTFGGETLGVDLPNNVELKVVETEPGIKGDTASGGTKPAIVETGLSVQVPFFVNEGDVLIINTSDGKYVSRG, from the coding sequence ATGATTTCAGTAAACGATTTTCGTACGGGCCTTACTATCGAAGTAGATAACGGTCTTTGGCAGGTACTTGAATTCCAGCACGTAAAACCTGGTAAAGGTGCAGCTTTCGTACGTTCTAAATTGCGTAACTTGCGTAATGGTAACATTCAAGAAAAAACTTTCCGTGCCGGAGAGAAAGTATCTCGTGCTCATATCGAACATAAGAATATGCAGTATCTCTATTCTTCTGGAGATACACATACCTTCATGGATACAGAAACATTTGATCAGCTGGAGCTTCAAACAGCTCAAATCGAGTATGAATTGAAGTTCTTGAAAGAGAACATGGAGATCAGCGTGATGACATTCGGCGGCGAAACACTTGGTGTTGACCTTCCAAATAACGTTGAATTGAAAGTTGTAGAAACAGAACCGGGTATCAAAGGCGATACAGCAAGCGGCGGTACAAAACCAGCCATCGTTGAAACTGGTTTAAGTGTACAAGTACCATTCTTCGTTAACGAAGGTGATGTATTAATCATTAATACATCTGACGGTAAATATGTATCTCGCGGATAA
- a CDS encoding Xaa-Pro peptidase family protein, producing the protein MEKLEKLRALMEKKNLDALIVTSAQNRRYISGFTGSAGLLVITKAKQLFITDFRYMEQAAEQAPSFELIEHKQSIVQEAADQLQQAGVQQVGFEHEDVTFALYQQFQQAVKAELVPASGLIEELRLIKSESELAIMKTAAEIADAAYTHILTFVKPGMKEIDVSNELEFFMRKQGATESSFDTIVASGYRSALPHGVASGKEIQKGELVTLDFGALYNGYCSDITRTFAVGEISDKLREIYDIVLEANLRGVAGVKPGITGKEADALTRDYITEKGYGQYFGHSTGHGLGMDVHESPALSFRSDTVLKPGMVVTVEPGIYIPEVGGCRIEDDLVLTADGSERLTFSTKDLITL; encoded by the coding sequence ATGGAGAAATTGGAGAAACTGCGAGCTTTAATGGAAAAGAAAAATTTAGATGCGCTCATCGTAACAAGTGCGCAGAACCGCCGATACATATCAGGCTTTACCGGAAGTGCGGGGCTGTTAGTCATTACAAAGGCAAAACAGCTGTTTATAACAGATTTCCGTTATATGGAGCAGGCAGCGGAACAGGCGCCGAGTTTTGAACTTATTGAGCACAAGCAATCCATTGTGCAAGAAGCAGCTGACCAGCTGCAGCAAGCTGGTGTACAGCAAGTGGGCTTCGAACATGAAGATGTAACCTTCGCTTTATATCAGCAGTTCCAGCAAGCAGTGAAAGCTGAACTGGTTCCGGCATCTGGATTGATCGAAGAATTGCGCTTGATTAAGTCAGAATCAGAACTTGCTATTATGAAGACAGCAGCAGAAATTGCTGATGCTGCGTACACGCACATTCTTACCTTCGTCAAACCAGGCATGAAGGAAATTGACGTATCCAATGAACTGGAGTTCTTTATGCGTAAGCAAGGTGCAACAGAGTCGAGTTTCGATACAATTGTTGCTTCCGGTTATCGCTCGGCACTGCCGCATGGCGTGGCGTCCGGCAAAGAGATTCAAAAGGGTGAATTGGTAACACTGGACTTTGGTGCTTTATATAATGGTTATTGCTCTGATATTACGCGAACTTTTGCTGTAGGCGAGATAAGTGACAAATTACGCGAGATTTATGATATAGTACTAGAGGCGAATCTTCGAGGAGTAGCAGGCGTGAAACCGGGTATAACTGGTAAAGAAGCCGATGCGCTGACACGAGATTATATTACGGAGAAAGGCTACGGCCAATACTTCGGGCATTCTACAGGGCACGGCCTTGGGATGGATGTGCATGAATCACCGGCGCTGTCCTTCCGTTCTGACACTGTATTAAAGCCGGGAATGGTCGTTACAGTTGAACCTGGTATATACATACCGGAAGTTGGCGGCTGCCGGATTGAGGATGATCTCGTGCTGACTGCAGATGGCAGCGAGCGTCTGACGTTCTCCACTAAAGATTTAATCACTTTGTAA